The genome window AGGAAGCCCGGGCCTCGTCCCACTTCTGCTGCTTCTCGAGGAGCCGGCCCTTCCCGTAGAGGGCGCGGTCCTTGTACGACGGCGCCTCCTCTCCGAAGCGCTGCCATGCCTGGGTGGCCTCGTCGAGCTTGCCCTGCGCCTCGAGGGTGAGCGCCCGGCCCTCGAGGGCGAGGAAGCGGAGCTGCGCCTGGCGATCGGCCTTCTCGAGATACTCGTCGTAGAGCGCGAGCGCCTCGTCGTACTGGCCGAGCTTGAACTTCGCGTCGCCGAGGGGCAGCGCTGCAGCGATGGCGGTGGTGCTCCCCGCGTGCTCGGTGCGCACCTCGGTGAGCGCCGTCACGATCGCCTGCTGCTTCTCCTGCTCGGAGGCGAAGGGCTGCTCCCCGCCGGCAGCCTCGCCGCCGACCGGCCGGTCGACGAGCTCCAGCGCCGCGGAGAGATCCGAACCCGCCTCGTTGCCCGCCGGCCGGCGCTCGCCGCCGCCGAAGGCCAGGCCGATGATCAGGATCACCACCAGCAGCGCGCCGCCGCCGATGGCGACCTCCTTCGGGTGGTCGTGCATCCAGTCGAAGAAGCCGGTGGCCTCCTTCTGGAATTTGTCGGGACCCTGCAGATCGCGCTTGCTGAGCTTGTCGGCCAAGTTGCCTCCGGGGCGCGCGGCCCAGGGGAGCCGCGCGAGGGGGAGAAATCCGCGCAACCGTAGAGAAAGCCTGATGGAAGGTCAACGCAGTTCGGGCCGCGCCGGCGGTGGAAATCGCGGCTTTCGCCGGGCCTGGAGGCGCTTGACGCGGGGCGCACCCCTCTGTTCCCATCCGCCCCCGATGCGCCTCCTCGCCGCCACCCCGATCCTGCTCGCTGCCCTGCCCGCGGCCGCAGCCCCCGAGAGCCCCCTGCGCCTCGGGGTCGAAGGTGGCATCGCCTGGTACAACGCCTTCCCCGACGAGCTGCTCGGCCCCGCAGGCCTCGTCCGCCTCCGCACCCAGCTCGGCGACCGCTTCCTCGCCAACGTCGCCCTCTCCCACCTGCGTCAGCCCTTCGAGGGCCGCGAGCAGGTCTCGACGATGATCCCCCTCACCCTCGACGTCCGCCTCGACCGGGCGCCGCTCGCCCCCTACCTCGGCGGCGGCGCGGCGCTGATCCACGTGGACGGCGCGGGCTGGGATTGGGGCACGGTCTTCGAGGTGGGCGTCGAGTGGGCCTTCTCCGAGCGCTGGGCCTTCTCGGGGCAGGCGACCTACACCGGCCACCAGCAGGCCACCGTCTTCCCCTACTTCAGCAGCCTCACCTTCGGCCTCACCGCCTCGGTGCTCTGAAGCGCAAGAAGCCGCGGCCCGGGAAGGGACCGCGGCTTCGCGTCGGGAGCCAGGAGGTGGCCCGAAAGCTACCTGCGCCGCTGCGGCTTGCGGCGCGCGCTCTTCAGCCGGGGCGAGGACTTCGCCAGCGAGGGGCGGATCTGCTTCTTCGGCGCGGCGCGGAGCGATGCCTTCTTCTTGAAGACGAGCCGCATCGGCACCTGCAGCCCGAAGACCGAGCGCAGCCGGTTGGAGACGTAGCGCTTGTACTCGGGCGGGATCAGGTCCGGCCGGTTGGTCTGGATCACGAAGGTCGGCGGGCGGATGCCGACCTGGGTGATGTAGTAGACCCGGGCACGGGCGCCGCGGACAACCGGCAGGCCGTGGTGGTTGGAGATCTCCTCGAGGAGCTTGTTGAGCATCGGCGTCGGCACGCGGCTCGAGGCCTGCTCGAAGAGCTTGCCCGCCTCGGTGAGCACCGCCTTCACCCGCTCGCCGGTCAGCGCGGAGGTGAAGATCACCGGGCAGTAGGCGAGGAAGGGCATCCGCCAGACGAGGTTCTCCTTGAACTCCTCCAGCTTCTGCGGGCTCTGCTCGATCTGGTCCCACTTGTTGACCACCACGAGGAGCGGCTTGCCCTGCTCCTCGGCGAGACCGGCGATCTTCGCGTCCTGCTCCACCGCGAACTCGGTGGCGTCGAGGAGCATCACCACCACGTCCGAGGCCTCCGCCGCCTTGAGCGAACGGAGCACCGAGTAGGCCTCGACCTTCGCCGCGATCGACCGCTTGCGCCGGATGCCGGCGGTGTCGGTGATCACGAAGTCGCGCCCCTTGTGCGAGAGCGTGGCGTCGACCGGATCGCGGGTGGTGCCCGCCACCGGCGAGGTGACGAAACGCTCCTCGCCGATGAGCGAGTTGACGAGGGTGCTCTTGCCCACGTTGGGGCGACCGATGATCGCGAGGCGAATCGGCCGGTTCTCGGGCTCCTCGCCCTCCTCGCCTTCCTCCGGCTCGGGAGGCAGCGGCTCGGGCAGCGCGCCGATCACCGCGTCGAGCATGTCGCTCACGCCGCGGCCGTGCTCGCCGGAGACGGGATAGACCCGCTCGAGGCCGAGCGAATAGAACTCCGCCAGGAAGCCCTCCTCCTCGCGCTTCCAGGAGTCGATCTTGTTCACGGCGAGGAAGAGCGGCTTGCCGCTCTTGCGCAGCATCGCCGCGATCTCCTCGTCGACGCCGGTGGGGCCGGCGACGCCGTCCACCACGAGGACCACCACCTGCGCCTCGTCCACCGCGAGCCGGGCCTGATCGCGGACCTGCTGGATCAGCCGATCCTCCGCGTCGGGCTCGAAGCCGCCGGTATCCACGAGGATGAACTCGCGGCCGTCGTGCTCGGCGTCGAAGTAGTTCCGGTCGCGGGTCACGCCGGGAAGATCCTCGACGATGGCGATGCGCCTGCCGACGATGCGGTTGAACAGGGTGGACTTGCCCACGTTGGGCCTGCCCACGATCGCCACCACGGGCTTGCTCTTCTCGACGTTCAACTCGAATACCCCAGGCGCCGCAGCGCGTCCTCGCGCTCGCTCCAGCGCGGTTCCACCGTCACTTCGAGGGAGAGGAACACCTTGCAGCCGAGGAGTCTTTCGATCTCCAGGCGCGAGGCGGTCCCGATCTTCTTCAGCATCTCCCCGCGCTTGCCGATGATGATCGCCTTCTGCGAATCCCGCTCGACATAGATGCGGGAGAAGATGCGCACCAGCCCCCTGCCCTCCCGTTCGCGCTCCGCCTCGTCGAAGCTCTCCACCACCACCGCGGTGCTGTAGGGCACCTCCTGCCTGGTGGAGCGGAGGATCTGCTCGCGCACGAACTCGGAGACGAGGAAGCGCTCGGCCACGTCGGTGAAGACGTCCTCGGGGAAGAGCGCCGGCCCTTCGGGCAGCTGCTCGCCGATGAGGTCCACCAGCGCCTCGACCCCCTCGCCCTTCAGGGCGGAGAGGGGGAAGATCGCCGCGAAGGGGAGCGCGTCCTTCCAGGCCTCGATCACGGGCAGGAGCTCGTGCCTGGGAAGCGTGTCGATCTTGTTGATCCCCAGGATCACCGGCTTGCCCGCGTCGCGGAGCTTCTCGACGATGAACTGGTTGACCTCGCCGATCTCCACCCGCACGCCGGAGGGCGCCGCGGCGTCGCGGACGAGGCCCGGCTCGATCAGGTAGAGGACGCAATCGACCTCGGGCAGCGCGCCCAGGGCCTGATCGACCATGAAGCGGTTCAGGCCGCCACGGGCCCGGTGGATGCCGGGGGTGTCGAGGAAGGCAACCTGCAGGTCGGGGCGCGTGAGCACGCCGAGCACGCGGTTGCGTGTGGTCTGGGGCTTGGGGCTGACGATGGAGAGCTTCTCTCCCAGCACGCGGTTGAGCAGCGTGCTCTTGCCCACGTTCGGTCGCCCGATGATCGCGCAGAAGCCCGACCGATGGGGCGCTGCGTTGCGCTTCTTCGCCAAAACTTTCACCAAGGCGCCCGATTGGCCGGCCGCCCCTTGCACGAGCAGGCGTCCGCTTACGGACGGCTCTCGGAGATGATCACCCTCTCGAGCACCACCGGGTGCTCGGGACGGTCCTGTGCCCCGCGGCTGACGCGGGCGATGGTACGCACCACCTCCATCCCGTCGATGACCTCGCCGAAGATGGTGTGGCGGTTGTTGAGCCAGGGCGTCGCAACCTCGGTGATGAAGAACTGCGAGCCGTTGGTATCCGGTCCCGCGTTCGCCATCGCCAGCAGCCCCGGCTTGTCGAACTTCCTGCCGCTGAACTCGTCCTCGAACCGATAACCGGGTCCGCCCGTTCCGCGGCCCAGCGGATCGCCGCCCTGGATCATGAACTCCGGGATCACCCGGTGGAAGACGCTGCCGTCGTAGAGCGGCCGCCTCGCCTTCTCACCGGTCTTCGGATCGGTCCACTCCTTCGTGCCGGTAGCGAGGCCGACGAAGTTGGCCACGGTCTTCGGCGCCTCCTTCGGAAACAGCCGGACCTTGATCGGGCCCATGCTGGTCTCGAGGGTGGCAAAGAGCTCGTCGCCGTTCATTCGCTTACCCTCCAGCCCGGCGGCGGAGGCGCGGGCGCGGCAATCTAGCGGGGCATCCCTGCGAATCGCAAGGGAAAGGTGGGGCCGCAGCCGCGGGCTGTCAGCCTTCGTCCGTACCCTCGCCCGCCTCGCCCCCGGCCAACTCCTCTCCGAGGGCCTCCAGGGCCGAGCGGGCTGCCAGCTGCTCGGCGTCCTTCTTCGAGCGCCCCTCGCCCCGGCCGTAGACCTTTCCCGCCACCGCGACCTCGACCACGAAGGTCTTCGCGTGGTCGGGACCATGCTCCTCGAGCACCCGGTAGCGCGGCGTGGCCTTCAGCCTGCCCTGCGCCAGCTCCTGCACCTGGGTCTTGTAGTCCCGGTCGACGCCGCTGTCCGCGAGCTGGGCGAGGGCCTCGCCGAGGAAGCGGTCGACGAAGGCGAGGGACTCCTGCAGGCCGCCGCCGAGGTAGATCGCCGCCACCACCGCCTCGAGGGCGTCGGCGAGGACGCTCGGCTTCTCCCTGCCGCCGGTCATCTCCTCGCCCCGGCCCAGGAGCAGGAGCTCGCCGAGGCCGATCCGCCCAGCGACGGCGGCCAGCCCCTGCTCGTTGACGATCGAGGCCCGCAGCTTGGAGAGCGTGCCTTCCCTTGCCTCCGGGAAGCGCTCCATCAGCCGGTGGCTCACCGCGAGATCGATCACGGCGTCGCCGAGGAACTCGAGCCGCTCGTTGTCGGCGATCCCCTCGGCGCGGTGCTCGTTGACGTAGCTCTTGTGCGTGAGCGCCGCCTGCGCCGCCTGCCTGTCGGCAAGGCGCATCCCGAGCCGCTTCTCGAGAGCCTTCACCTGATCGCTCAAGGACCTTTCCCTCTGCGCCACCGGGCGCTTTCTGCTAGGGGATCGGCGCCCCCGCCTCACGCGTGGGATCCGGCCATCCGGGGAAAGGAAGGACTTACCAGACCCATGAGGATCTTGTCGCCCGCTCTCTGCGTCGCAGCCGCCCTCGCGCTGCCCGGCCAGGCGGCCGCCTTCCAGGGCTCCAGCTTCCAGCTCGCACAGGCAGGCACCCCCGAGGAGATCGAGGAGCGGGCCAGGTCGCAGCGCGCCAGCACCGGAAAGACCGCCCCGGGTACCGACGAGCCGGTGGCCCTCTCCGCGGAGCTCGCGACGGCGTTGAGCCGCGGCAACACCGAGAGCTTCCTCGCCAGCGGCAGCCTGCGGCTGGTCTGGGTCTTCGCCGACCGCTGGGTCTCCGAGACCCGCGGCACCGCGCTCTACCAGGAGGACGACGAGGGGGCGATCGCCAACAAATGGGGCCTCTTCGAGCGCGTCGATCGCTTCCTCAGCGACAGGCTCTCCGCCTTCGCCGCAGCGGGGATCGAGCGCGACGTCTTCGCCGCCCTCGACTACCGCTACTCCGGACAGCTCGGCGCCAGCTACCTGCTCGTCGAGAACCGCGACCCCGCGAAGGACGATCTCCTGCTGGACAAGCTGACCTTCGAGCTCGGCGCCTACGCCGCCCGCGAGGACTTCGTCCTGCCGCCCAACGCCGAGCCGGGAACGGTCCTCGAAGAGGAGAGCCG of Vulgatibacter sp. contains these proteins:
- a CDS encoding tetratricopeptide repeat protein, yielding MADKLSKRDLQGPDKFQKEATGFFDWMHDHPKEVAIGGGALLVVILIIGLAFGGGERRPAGNEAGSDLSAALELVDRPVGGEAAGGEQPFASEQEKQQAIVTALTEVRTEHAGSTTAIAAALPLGDAKFKLGQYDEALALYDEYLEKADRQAQLRFLALEGRALTLEAQGKLDEATQAWQRFGEEAPSYKDRALYGKGRLLEKQQKWDEARASYQEIQKDFGAGAVARLATERLTQLNRLHPPANPPAAAAANEGQ
- a CDS encoding outer membrane beta-barrel protein, which gives rise to MRLLAATPILLAALPAAAAPESPLRLGVEGGIAWYNAFPDELLGPAGLVRLRTQLGDRFLANVALSHLRQPFEGREQVSTMIPLTLDVRLDRAPLAPYLGGGAALIHVDGAGWDWGTVFEVGVEWAFSERWAFSGQATYTGHQQATVFPYFSSLTFGLTASVL
- the der gene encoding ribosome biogenesis GTPase Der, whose product is MNVEKSKPVVAIVGRPNVGKSTLFNRIVGRRIAIVEDLPGVTRDRNYFDAEHDGREFILVDTGGFEPDAEDRLIQQVRDQARLAVDEAQVVVLVVDGVAGPTGVDEEIAAMLRKSGKPLFLAVNKIDSWKREEEGFLAEFYSLGLERVYPVSGEHGRGVSDMLDAVIGALPEPLPPEPEEGEEGEEPENRPIRLAIIGRPNVGKSTLVNSLIGEERFVTSPVAGTTRDPVDATLSHKGRDFVITDTAGIRRKRSIAAKVEAYSVLRSLKAAEASDVVVMLLDATEFAVEQDAKIAGLAEEQGKPLLVVVNKWDQIEQSPQKLEEFKENLVWRMPFLAYCPVIFTSALTGERVKAVLTEAGKLFEQASSRVPTPMLNKLLEEISNHHGLPVVRGARARVYYITQVGIRPPTFVIQTNRPDLIPPEYKRYVSNRLRSVFGLQVPMRLVFKKKASLRAAPKKQIRPSLAKSSPRLKSARRKPQRRR
- the era gene encoding GTPase Era, with translation MAKKRNAAPHRSGFCAIIGRPNVGKSTLLNRVLGEKLSIVSPKPQTTRNRVLGVLTRPDLQVAFLDTPGIHRARGGLNRFMVDQALGALPEVDCVLYLIEPGLVRDAAAPSGVRVEIGEVNQFIVEKLRDAGKPVILGINKIDTLPRHELLPVIEAWKDALPFAAIFPLSALKGEGVEALVDLIGEQLPEGPALFPEDVFTDVAERFLVSEFVREQILRSTRQEVPYSTAVVVESFDEAEREREGRGLVRIFSRIYVERDSQKAIIIGKRGEMLKKIGTASRLEIERLLGCKVFLSLEVTVEPRWSEREDALRRLGYSS
- a CDS encoding peptidylprolyl isomerase; translation: MNGDELFATLETSMGPIKVRLFPKEAPKTVANFVGLATGTKEWTDPKTGEKARRPLYDGSVFHRVIPEFMIQGGDPLGRGTGGPGYRFEDEFSGRKFDKPGLLAMANAGPDTNGSQFFITEVATPWLNNRHTIFGEVIDGMEVVRTIARVSRGAQDRPEHPVVLERVIISESRP
- the rnc gene encoding ribonuclease III, whose amino-acid sequence is MSDQVKALEKRLGMRLADRQAAQAALTHKSYVNEHRAEGIADNERLEFLGDAVIDLAVSHRLMERFPEAREGTLSKLRASIVNEQGLAAVAGRIGLGELLLLGRGEEMTGGREKPSVLADALEAVVAAIYLGGGLQESLAFVDRFLGEALAQLADSGVDRDYKTQVQELAQGRLKATPRYRVLEEHGPDHAKTFVVEVAVAGKVYGRGEGRSKKDAEQLAARSALEALGEELAGGEAGEGTDEG
- a CDS encoding DUF481 domain-containing protein — its product is MRILSPALCVAAALALPGQAAAFQGSSFQLAQAGTPEEIEERARSQRASTGKTAPGTDEPVALSAELATALSRGNTESFLASGSLRLVWVFADRWVSETRGTALYQEDDEGAIANKWGLFERVDRFLSDRLSAFAAAGIERDVFAALDYRYSGQLGASYLLVENRDPAKDDLLLDKLTFELGAYAAREDFVLPPNAEPGTVLEEESRDIVAGRAALAYEHSFRRGTNVGVQIEVIQDFVDTENFVFNDTAYIAAGIVEGLALKVAFTHRYDAQPASEELEENDLLLTAGIVVSI